In one Lycium barbarum isolate Lr01 chromosome 7, ASM1917538v2, whole genome shotgun sequence genomic region, the following are encoded:
- the LOC132601874 gene encoding uncharacterized protein LOC132601874, whose protein sequence is MSQNSGIIDENVICNCGNSCNVRTSRTVNNLGRRFFGFKMPKDKGGCGYFKWIDPSPEVEILKERLKEVEEERDTLKYKMKELGGKYDSLKQKLKEIKEERDCAKAKFSRLVVVVLCFLLAKIIFG, encoded by the exons ATGTCACAAAATTCAGGGATTATAGATGAAAATGTTATTTGTAATTGTGGTAATTCTTGTAATGTAAGAACTTCGAGAACAGTTAACAACCTAGGTCGTAGATTCTTTGGTTTCAAGATGCCAAAA GATAAGGGTGGGTGTGGCTATTTTAAATGGATTGATCCATCTCCAGAGGTTGAGATTTTGAAGGAGAGGCTTAAAGAGGTTGAAGAAGAGAGGGatacattgaaatataaaatgaaggaacttggaggcaagtatgattcattGAAACAAAAATTGAAGGAAATTAAGGAAGAGAGGGACTGTGCAAAAGCCAAATTCAGCAGGCTTGTCGTTGTTGTTCTATGTTTTTTACTTGCAAAAATTATCTTTGGGTAG